A section of the Serratia liquefaciens ATCC 27592 genome encodes:
- a CDS encoding nickel/cobalt transporter, with amino-acid sequence MSVNLSQPVTRKRHWVLSLWPLLLFALLLALGARLAWHYWPQLLLQSVVWQKGLHLQMAGLLQQVKAAPQQAGLALMLFSLSYGVLHALGPGHGKVVIATYLATHPARLKSSLKLTFAASLVQGLVAIVLVTLMLVVLQLSSRQLHQSSFWLEKGSFVLVMLLGVLLTWRALKRLYHALKTLRPQPALRINSLQPLPADHVHSEHCGCGHRHLPSDTELQAGSDWRTQTAIVLAMGMRPCSGAILVLLFSKVIGVFAWGVVSALAMAFGTSLTISLLALLVHYSRRLAVRLSRSRAPAAWSAVAWGSLALAGGLILLFAGLLLYASAQPEFGGGIRPFSR; translated from the coding sequence ATGTCAGTAAATCTCAGCCAGCCCGTCACGCGTAAACGGCACTGGGTCTTAAGCCTGTGGCCGCTGTTGCTGTTTGCGCTGCTGCTGGCACTGGGTGCCCGGTTGGCGTGGCACTATTGGCCGCAGTTGCTGTTGCAAAGCGTGGTGTGGCAAAAAGGTTTGCATCTGCAGATGGCCGGTCTGTTGCAGCAGGTCAAAGCGGCACCGCAGCAAGCCGGATTGGCTTTGATGCTGTTCAGCCTGAGCTATGGGGTGTTGCATGCGCTCGGCCCCGGTCACGGCAAGGTAGTGATTGCCACCTATCTGGCTACCCATCCGGCGCGGCTGAAAAGCAGTCTGAAACTGACCTTTGCTGCCTCGTTGGTGCAGGGGCTGGTGGCTATCGTCCTGGTAACGCTGATGCTGGTGGTGCTGCAACTGTCATCACGGCAGTTGCATCAGAGCAGTTTCTGGTTGGAGAAGGGCAGTTTTGTTCTGGTGATGTTGCTTGGGGTGCTGCTCACTTGGCGCGCGTTGAAGCGTTTGTATCACGCGCTGAAAACCCTGCGTCCGCAACCGGCGTTGCGAATCAACAGCCTGCAACCTCTGCCGGCGGATCACGTTCACAGCGAGCATTGTGGCTGTGGTCACCGCCATTTGCCGAGTGATACAGAGCTGCAGGCCGGCAGCGATTGGCGTACACAGACTGCCATCGTACTGGCGATGGGTATGCGGCCCTGCTCGGGGGCGATACTGGTGTTGCTGTTTTCCAAAGTGATTGGCGTTTTCGCCTGGGGAGTGGTTTCCGCATTGGCGATGGCGTTCGGCACTTCACTGACTATCTCGTTGTTGGCCTTGCTGGTGCATTACAGCCGCCGATTGGCGGTGCGACTCAGCCGCTCACGTGCGCCTGCCGCCTGGAGTGCGGTGGCCTGGGGTTCGCTGGCGCTGGCCGGCGGTTTGATTTTGCTGTTTGCCGGGTTGTTGTTATACGCCAGTGCCCAGCCGGAATTCGGCGGCGGCATTCGGCCTTTCTCCCGCTAG
- the iscU gene encoding Fe-S cluster assembly scaffold IscU — translation MAYSEKVIDHYENPRNVGSFDNEDPSVGSGMVGAPACGDVMKLQIKVNNEGIIEDARFKTYGCGSAIASSSLVTEWMKGKSLDQAEAIKNTQIAEELELPPVKIHCSILAEDAIKAAIADYKSKHNAK, via the coding sequence ATGGCTTACAGCGAAAAAGTAATCGATCACTATGAAAACCCGCGTAACGTGGGTTCTTTCGACAACGAAGATCCTAGCGTCGGTAGCGGTATGGTTGGCGCACCGGCTTGTGGCGACGTCATGAAGCTGCAGATCAAGGTCAACAATGAAGGCATCATTGAAGACGCGCGTTTTAAAACGTACGGCTGCGGTTCCGCCATTGCTTCCAGCTCGCTGGTGACCGAATGGATGAAAGGCAAATCTCTTGATCAGGCCGAAGCGATTAAAAACACCCAAATCGCCGAAGAACTGGAATTACCGCCGGTAAAAATTCACTGCTCTATCCTGGCGGAAGACGCCATTAAAGCAGCGATTGCCGACTACAAGAGCAAACATAACGCCAAGTAA
- the iscA gene encoding iron-sulfur cluster assembly protein IscA translates to MSITMSDSAAQRVQAFMNNRGKGLGLRLGVRTSGCSGMAYVLEFVDEMNDDDIVFENKGVKVIIDGKSLVYLDGTELDFVKEGLNEGFKFNNPNVSSECGCGESFNV, encoded by the coding sequence ATGTCAATTACCATGAGCGACAGCGCTGCGCAGCGTGTTCAGGCATTTATGAATAACCGCGGCAAGGGTCTTGGCCTGCGTCTGGGGGTGAGAACCTCTGGCTGCTCCGGGATGGCGTACGTGCTGGAATTTGTTGACGAAATGAACGATGACGACATCGTTTTTGAAAACAAAGGCGTTAAGGTGATCATTGACGGCAAGAGCCTGGTCTACCTTGACGGCACCGAGCTTGATTTCGTTAAGGAAGGCCTGAACGAAGGCTTCAAGTTCAACAACCCCAATGTCTCAAGCGAGTGCGGCTGCGGCGAAAGTTTCAACGTCTGA
- the suhB gene encoding inositol-1-monophosphatase, giving the protein MHPMLTIAVRAARKAGNLIAKNYETPDAVEASQKGTNDFVTNVDRDAEHLIIEVIRKSYPQHTIVTEERGELVGEDKDVQWVIDPLDGTSNFIKRFPHFSVSIAVRIKGRTEVAVVYDPMRNELFTATRGQGAQLNGYRLRGTNAKDLDGTILATGFPFKVKQHATPYINVVGKLFTQCADFRRTGSAALDLAYVAAGRVDGFFEIGLKPWDFAAGELLVRESGGLVTDFVGGHNHFSSGNVVAGNPRVVKAMLSTMRDELSEALKR; this is encoded by the coding sequence ATGCATCCGATGCTGACGATCGCCGTGCGCGCTGCGCGCAAGGCCGGTAACCTGATTGCCAAAAACTACGAAACCCCAGACGCTGTAGAAGCGAGTCAAAAAGGGACCAATGACTTTGTCACTAACGTCGATCGCGATGCAGAGCATCTGATCATCGAAGTCATTCGCAAGTCCTATCCGCAACATACTATTGTTACCGAAGAACGCGGCGAATTGGTCGGCGAAGATAAAGACGTACAATGGGTGATCGATCCACTGGATGGCACATCAAACTTCATCAAACGTTTCCCACACTTCTCAGTTTCTATCGCTGTACGCATTAAAGGCCGTACCGAAGTCGCTGTGGTTTACGATCCAATGCGTAACGAACTGTTCACCGCTACCCGCGGTCAGGGCGCACAGCTCAACGGTTACCGTCTGCGCGGCACCAACGCCAAAGACCTGGATGGCACCATCCTGGCAACCGGCTTCCCGTTCAAAGTTAAGCAGCACGCAACACCATACATCAACGTGGTTGGCAAGCTGTTTACCCAATGTGCCGACTTCCGTCGTACCGGTTCTGCCGCACTGGATCTGGCCTACGTGGCTGCCGGTCGCGTGGACGGTTTCTTCGAAATTGGCCTGAAGCCATGGGATTTCGCCGCGGGTGAACTGCTGGTCCGCGAATCTGGCGGCCTGGTGACCGACTTCGTTGGCGGCCACAACCACTTCAGCTCCGGCAACGTGGTAGCCGGTAACCCACGCGTTGTGAAAGCCATGCTTTCTACCATGCGTGATGAACTGAGCGAAGCGCTGAAGCGTTAA
- the trmJ gene encoding tRNA (cytosine(32)/uridine(32)-2'-O)-methyltransferase TrmJ yields MLHNIRIVLVETSHTGNMGSTARAMKTMGLTNLYLVNPLIKPDSQAIALAAGASDVIGNATIVDTLDDAIAGCSLVVGTSARSRTLPWPMLEPRECGVRAVHEGEHAPVALVFGRERVGLTNDELQKCHYHVAIPANPDYSSLNLAMAVQILAYEVRVAYLDRQQAGVPPLEETPYPLVDDLERFYQHLEQTLQNSGFIRPSHPGQVMSRLRRLFTRARPEAQELNILRGMLTSIEKQDKQQGH; encoded by the coding sequence ATGCTGCATAACATCCGCATTGTTCTGGTAGAAACCTCTCATACCGGCAACATGGGCTCGACCGCCAGAGCCATGAAAACCATGGGGCTAACCAACCTTTATCTGGTTAACCCGCTGATAAAACCCGATTCTCAGGCGATCGCCCTGGCCGCTGGCGCCAGCGACGTGATCGGCAACGCCACTATTGTTGACACTTTGGACGACGCCATTGCCGGCTGTAGCCTGGTGGTGGGTACCAGCGCGCGTTCACGCACTTTGCCGTGGCCGATGCTGGAACCCCGTGAATGCGGCGTACGCGCGGTGCACGAAGGTGAGCATGCGCCAGTGGCGTTGGTCTTCGGCCGTGAACGTGTCGGCCTGACCAATGACGAACTGCAAAAGTGTCATTATCACGTCGCCATTCCTGCCAACCCGGATTACAGCTCGCTGAATCTGGCGATGGCGGTGCAGATCCTGGCCTATGAAGTGCGCGTGGCTTACCTCGATCGTCAACAGGCGGGCGTGCCGCCGTTGGAAGAGACGCCGTATCCGCTGGTCGATGACCTCGAGCGTTTCTATCAGCATCTGGAACAAACGCTGCAAAATAGCGGCTTCATTCGTCCGTCCCATCCGGGGCAGGTGATGAGTCGTTTACGCCGTTTATTCACCCGCGCACGGCCGGAAGCTCAAGAGCTGAATATTCTGCGCGGCATGCTGACGTCGATAGAGAAACAGGACAAACAGCAAGGTCATTAA
- the hscB gene encoding co-chaperone HscB, whose protein sequence is MDYFTLFGLPVRYLVDGSLLASRYQDLQRQFHPDRNALQPERERLMALQQAATINEAYQTLKHPLKRAEYMLSLHGFDLGNEQHTLRDTAFLMEQLELREELDAIERKAEAESLLADFGARVNETVKQRTALMVQQLDNQQWPEAADTVRKLRFLDKLQQQVEQLEEKLLGFE, encoded by the coding sequence ATGGATTACTTTACTTTATTCGGGCTGCCAGTTCGCTATCTCGTGGACGGCAGCCTGCTTGCATCTCGCTATCAGGATCTGCAACGCCAATTCCATCCCGATCGCAATGCTCTCCAGCCGGAACGCGAACGCCTGATGGCGTTGCAACAGGCGGCGACTATCAATGAAGCCTACCAAACGCTGAAGCACCCATTAAAACGCGCAGAGTATATGTTATCTTTGCACGGTTTTGATTTGGGCAACGAGCAGCATACCCTGCGGGATACCGCTTTCCTGATGGAACAGCTGGAATTGCGTGAAGAGCTCGACGCCATTGAGCGCAAAGCGGAGGCGGAAAGCCTGCTGGCCGACTTTGGCGCGCGGGTGAACGAAACGGTCAAACAGCGCACTGCGCTGATGGTGCAGCAGCTGGATAACCAGCAGTGGCCCGAGGCCGCCGATACCGTGCGTAAGCTACGCTTTTTGGACAAACTCCAGCAACAGGTTGAACAACTCGAAGAAAAACTGCTGGGTTTTGAGTAA
- a CDS encoding IscS subfamily cysteine desulfurase has protein sequence MKLPIYLDYSATTPVDPRVAEKMMQFLTLDGTFGNPASRSHRFGWQAEEAVDIARNQIAELVGADPREIVFTSGATESDNLAIKGAANFYQKKGKHIITSKTEHKAVLDTCRQLEREGFEVTYLAPQSNGIISLQALEAAMRDDTILVSIMHVNNEIGVVQDIEAIGEMCRARGIIYHVDATQSVGKLPIDLSKLKVDLMSFSGHKIYGPKGIGALYVRRKPRIRIEAQIHGGGHERGMRSGTLPVHQIAGMGEAYRIAKEEMPTEMARLRTLRDRLWNGVKDMEEVYLNGDLEHGVPNILNVSFNYVEGESLIMALKDLAVSSGSACTSASLEPSYVLRALGMTDELAHSSIRFSLGRFTTEEEIDYTIQLVRKSIGRLRDLSPLWDMFKQGVDINSIEWAHH, from the coding sequence ATGAAATTACCGATTTATCTGGATTACTCAGCAACGACGCCGGTTGATCCGCGCGTCGCTGAGAAAATGATGCAGTTTTTGACTCTGGACGGGACTTTCGGTAACCCGGCTTCCCGTTCCCACCGTTTCGGGTGGCAGGCGGAAGAAGCGGTAGATATCGCCCGTAACCAAATTGCTGAACTGGTTGGCGCTGACCCGCGCGAAATCGTGTTCACTTCCGGAGCAACCGAATCCGACAACCTGGCGATTAAAGGCGCTGCCAATTTCTATCAAAAGAAAGGCAAGCACATCATCACCAGCAAAACCGAACACAAAGCCGTGCTGGACACCTGTCGCCAGCTCGAGCGTGAAGGCTTTGAAGTGACCTACCTGGCACCGCAAAGCAACGGTATCATCAGCCTGCAAGCCCTCGAAGCCGCGATGCGCGACGACACCATTCTGGTTTCGATCATGCACGTGAACAACGAAATCGGCGTGGTGCAGGATATCGAAGCGATCGGCGAAATGTGCCGCGCACGCGGTATCATCTACCACGTTGATGCGACCCAGAGCGTGGGCAAACTGCCTATCGACCTGAGCAAGCTGAAAGTCGATCTGATGTCCTTCTCCGGCCACAAGATTTATGGCCCGAAAGGTATCGGTGCGCTGTACGTGCGTCGTAAACCGCGTATCCGTATCGAAGCCCAGATCCACGGCGGCGGTCATGAGCGCGGTATGCGTTCAGGTACGTTGCCAGTGCATCAGATCGCCGGTATGGGTGAAGCCTACCGTATCGCCAAAGAAGAAATGCCGACCGAAATGGCGCGCCTGCGTACGCTGCGTGACCGCCTGTGGAACGGCGTGAAAGATATGGAAGAAGTGTATCTGAACGGCGATCTGGAACACGGCGTTCCTAACATTCTGAATGTCAGCTTCAACTATGTTGAAGGTGAATCGCTGATCATGGCGCTGAAAGACCTTGCCGTCTCTTCAGGCTCCGCCTGTACCTCCGCTAGCCTTGAGCCATCTTACGTGCTGCGCGCGTTGGGTATGACCGACGAGTTGGCGCATAGCTCGATCCGTTTCTCCCTGGGGCGTTTCACCACGGAAGAAGAGATCGATTACACCATTCAACTGGTGCGTAAATCCATTGGCCGTCTGCGAGACCTGTCTCCACTGTGGGATATGTTCAAGCAGGGCGTGGATATCAACAGCATCGAATGGGCACATCATTAA
- the fdx gene encoding ISC system 2Fe-2S type ferredoxin, which yields MPKIVFLPHQDLCPEGAVLEAEQGESILNVALRNGIEIEHACEKSCACTTCHCIVREGFDSLEESSELEDDMLDKAWGLEPESRLSCQALVADEDLVVEMPRYTVNHAREH from the coding sequence ATGCCTAAAATTGTTTTCCTGCCCCATCAAGATTTATGCCCGGAGGGGGCGGTACTGGAAGCTGAGCAAGGGGAGTCAATCCTCAACGTTGCACTGCGCAACGGTATCGAAATTGAGCACGCCTGCGAGAAATCCTGCGCCTGCACCACCTGTCACTGCATCGTACGCGAAGGCTTTGACTCTCTTGAAGAGAGCAGCGAGCTGGAAGACGACATGCTGGACAAGGCCTGGGGTCTGGAGCCGGAAAGCCGCCTGAGCTGCCAGGCGCTGGTGGCCGACGAAGATTTGGTGGTCGAAATGCCGCGTTATACCGTTAACCATGCGCGTGAGCATTAA
- a CDS encoding DUF1007 family protein translates to MLLYNNNEYRLMMKLRFILAGFLTLFSAGAVAHPHSFIDMNTTFVAKDQQLVGLKMVWVMDEITSADLLYDAENAKDDSEVWKKLAAQVMANVLGQHYFTDMYRDGKRVKYLNLPTEYHLSRQGHQAVLEFVLPLAEPQPLAGKPFEIATYDPTYFVDMTYKDKTALHLPPEMAAQCKFKLMTPKPNSSLQAYALSLDKNDSPGEDMELGQQFAQKVSLQCQ, encoded by the coding sequence ATGTTACTTTATAACAATAATGAGTATCGTTTGATGATGAAGTTACGATTTATTCTGGCCGGTTTTTTGACGCTTTTCAGCGCCGGTGCTGTCGCTCACCCACACAGCTTTATTGATATGAACACCACTTTCGTGGCTAAGGATCAACAGCTGGTTGGCTTGAAAATGGTTTGGGTTATGGATGAAATTACCTCGGCGGATCTGCTGTACGATGCGGAAAACGCCAAAGACGACTCGGAAGTGTGGAAGAAGTTGGCGGCGCAGGTGATGGCCAACGTGCTTGGCCAACACTATTTCACCGACATGTATCGCGACGGCAAACGAGTGAAGTACCTGAACCTGCCGACTGAATATCACCTGTCGCGTCAGGGGCATCAGGCGGTGCTGGAGTTTGTGTTGCCGCTGGCCGAGCCGCAGCCGCTGGCGGGCAAGCCGTTTGAAATCGCTACCTACGATCCCACCTACTTTGTCGATATGACCTATAAAGATAAAACGGCGCTGCATTTGCCGCCGGAAATGGCCGCCCAATGCAAGTTCAAGCTGATGACGCCAAAACCGAACTCCTCCTTGCAGGCTTATGCGTTATCCCTTGATAAGAACGATTCCCCTGGCGAAGATATGGAGCTGGGGCAACAGTTTGCGCAGAAGGTCAGCCTGCAATGTCAGTAA
- the iscX gene encoding Fe-S cluster assembly protein IscX: MGLKWTDSREIGEALYDQYPDTDPKTVRFTDMHQWICDLEDFDDDPQASNEKILEAILLVWLDEAE, from the coding sequence ATGGGACTGAAGTGGACCGATAGCCGTGAAATCGGCGAAGCCCTGTACGACCAATACCCGGATACCGATCCGAAAACCGTACGTTTTACCGACATGCATCAGTGGATTTGCGATCTGGAAGATTTTGACGACGATCCACAGGCTTCCAATGAGAAAATACTGGAAGCGATCCTGCTGGTCTGGTTAGATGAAGCGGAGTAA
- the iscR gene encoding Fe-S cluster assembly transcriptional regulator IscR — protein sequence MRLTSKGRYAVTAMLDVALHSQEGPVPLADISERQGISLSYLEQLFSRLRKNGLVASVRGPGGGYLLGKDAGEIAVGAVITAVDESVDATRCQGKEGCQGGDRCLTHTLWRDLSERISGFLNNITLAELVNNQEVLVVADRQNNDTRRTANGRPQETINVNLRA from the coding sequence ATGAGACTGACATCTAAAGGCCGTTATGCCGTAACCGCTATGCTTGACGTGGCATTGCACTCCCAGGAAGGGCCAGTCCCTCTGGCGGATATTTCTGAGCGCCAAGGTATCTCGCTCTCTTATCTGGAACAATTATTCTCCCGTCTGCGTAAAAATGGCCTGGTGGCCAGCGTACGCGGACCGGGCGGTGGTTATCTGCTGGGCAAAGACGCGGGTGAGATTGCCGTTGGTGCAGTTATCACTGCCGTCGATGAATCGGTAGATGCAACCCGTTGCCAGGGTAAAGAAGGCTGTCAGGGTGGCGATCGCTGCCTGACCCATACCCTGTGGCGCGATCTGAGTGAGCGCATCAGCGGGTTCCTGAACAACATTACGCTGGCTGAACTGGTGAACAACCAGGAAGTGCTGGTGGTGGCGGACCGTCAAAACAACGATACCCGTCGCACGGCCAACGGTCGTCCGCAAGAAACTATCAACGTTAATCTGCGCGCATAA
- the hscA gene encoding Fe-S protein assembly chaperone HscA — protein MALLQISEPGLSAAPHQRRLAAGIDLGTTNSLVATVRSGQAETLADAQGRDLLPSVVHYQADTLRVGWDARQQAAQDPANTISSIKRMMGRSLADVQQRYPNLPYQFQASENGLPMILTAAGPVNPVGVSADILKALAARAQTALEGDLDGVVITVPAYFDDAQRQGTKDAARLAGLHVLRLLNEPTAAAIAYGLDSGQEGIIAVYDLGGGTFDISILRLSRGVFEVLATGGDSALGGDDFDHLLADWLREQAGVADRSDHGVQRQLLDAAIAAKIALSDADSVSVEVAGWQGEVTRAQFDALIATLVKRTLMACRRALKDAGVNAEDVLEVVMVGGSTRVPLVREQVGAFFGRTPLTSIDPDKVVAIGAAIQADILVGNKPDSDMLLLDVIPLSLGLETMGGLVEKVIPRNTTIPVARAQEFTTFKDGQSAMMIHVLQGERELVQDCRSLARFSLRGLPPLPAGGAHIRVTFQVDADGLLSVTAMEKSTGVEASIQVKPSYGLSDAEIAGMIKDSMANAQSDVVARKLAEQRVEASRVLESLQGALASDAALLSEAESTAIAAAVEALQQATQGSDPAAIEAAIKTLDAQTQDFAARRMDASIRRALAGHSVDEV, from the coding sequence ATGGCCTTATTACAAATTAGTGAGCCCGGCCTTAGCGCCGCGCCGCACCAGCGCCGTCTGGCTGCCGGTATTGATTTAGGCACCACCAACTCTCTGGTCGCCACGGTGCGCAGCGGGCAGGCGGAAACGCTGGCCGATGCTCAGGGGCGCGATTTACTGCCCTCGGTGGTGCACTATCAGGCTGATACCTTGCGTGTCGGTTGGGATGCGCGCCAGCAGGCCGCACAGGATCCCGCCAACACCATCAGCTCAATCAAACGCATGATGGGCCGCTCTCTGGCCGACGTACAGCAGCGTTACCCGAACCTGCCGTACCAGTTCCAGGCCAGTGAAAACGGCTTGCCGATGATCCTGACCGCCGCCGGACCGGTTAACCCGGTAGGTGTTTCCGCCGATATCCTCAAAGCGCTTGCCGCGCGTGCGCAAACCGCGCTGGAAGGGGATTTGGACGGCGTGGTGATCACCGTTCCCGCATATTTTGACGATGCACAGCGCCAGGGCACCAAGGACGCTGCGCGTCTGGCCGGGCTGCACGTGCTGCGCCTGCTGAACGAACCTACGGCGGCAGCGATTGCCTATGGCCTGGATTCCGGGCAGGAAGGCATTATCGCGGTTTACGATTTGGGCGGCGGCACCTTTGATATTTCCATTCTGCGGCTGAGCCGCGGCGTGTTCGAAGTGTTGGCCACCGGCGGCGATTCCGCGTTGGGCGGCGACGACTTTGACCACCTGCTGGCCGATTGGCTGCGGGAACAGGCCGGCGTGGCCGACCGTAGCGATCATGGCGTTCAGCGTCAACTGCTGGACGCGGCCATTGCCGCCAAGATAGCACTGAGTGATGCCGACAGTGTGAGCGTGGAAGTTGCCGGTTGGCAGGGCGAAGTGACGCGAGCACAGTTCGACGCCTTGATCGCCACACTGGTTAAACGCACCCTGATGGCTTGTCGCCGTGCGCTGAAAGACGCCGGCGTCAATGCTGAAGACGTGTTGGAAGTGGTGATGGTTGGCGGTTCCACTCGCGTACCTTTGGTGCGTGAGCAGGTAGGCGCGTTCTTTGGCCGCACGCCGCTGACTTCGATTGATCCCGATAAAGTGGTCGCCATCGGTGCCGCCATTCAGGCCGATATTCTGGTGGGCAACAAACCGGACAGCGACATGCTGCTGTTGGATGTGATCCCGCTGTCGCTGGGTCTGGAAACCATGGGTGGTCTGGTCGAAAAAGTGATCCCGCGCAACACCACCATTCCGGTGGCGCGTGCCCAGGAATTCACCACTTTCAAAGACGGCCAAAGCGCGATGATGATCCACGTGCTGCAGGGTGAGCGTGAGCTGGTGCAGGATTGCCGTTCGCTGGCGCGCTTCTCGCTACGTGGCTTACCGCCGCTGCCTGCCGGTGGCGCGCATATTCGCGTCACCTTCCAGGTGGATGCCGACGGCCTGTTGAGCGTTACCGCGATGGAGAAATCCACCGGCGTTGAGGCTTCGATTCAGGTTAAACCGTCGTATGGCCTTTCCGATGCCGAAATCGCCGGTATGATCAAAGACTCGATGGCCAATGCGCAGAGCGATGTCGTCGCACGCAAACTGGCAGAACAGCGGGTTGAGGCGTCTCGGGTGCTGGAAAGCCTGCAGGGCGCACTGGCAAGCGATGCTGCTTTACTGAGCGAGGCCGAAAGTACGGCGATCGCCGCGGCGGTGGAAGCTTTGCAACAGGCGACGCAGGGCTCCGATCCTGCCGCTATCGAAGCCGCAATAAAAACATTAGATGCACAAACGCAAGACTTTGCCGCGCGCCGCATGGATGCTTCCATTCGCCGTGCGCTGGCTGGCCATTCTGTGGATGAGGTTTAA